Within Mercenaria mercenaria strain notata chromosome 15, MADL_Memer_1, whole genome shotgun sequence, the genomic segment AACCTAATTTGCTCATATTTGTTTGTCTGCAATAGctttaaaatgcaccattttgtcttgtAGAATTGCATAGATTTCTGGTGAGCACCGCCCGGATCCCTCAATTCTACCTGTACTTTAATTATTCAGGCGAGCTATGTGTACAGTTCAACCTGGTTTGCTGAAATAAGTACTACAATTTTGtcttgtaaatttcaaaatttctcggGGAGGTATGCCAAATCTACATCTCTATTTAAACTTAAATTATTCGGGCGAGTAGTGTGTACATTTCAACCTAATTTGCTATGGGTTTTTTTCACCTAAAATGGCCTGCCTTGTCTTTTGTCCTGtagaatttcaaattttcttgTAGAGGACATCCGAATTGTACACCAATTATTAGAGTAGTGTGCACATTTTAGTctaatttgttttgatttattttgtctgaaatcgttttaaatgcaccattttgtcttgtAGACTTTCAAACTTCCTCGTATTGGGCTGCCCAGAACCCTCTTCTACCTGTACTCCAGTTATTCAGGCAAGTAGTGTGTAGATTTCAACTGATTTGCTCTAAATGTACCATTTTGTCTtgtatctttcaaaatgtttatgtAGGAACCCCGAATCCCCACCTGTACTTGAACTCCAATTATTCATGCTATTGTGGGGGAAATGTCTCAAGAAATCaaacccgtccgcttagctcgatagggagagcgcagatctacggatcgcaggctCGTGAATTCGATCCGCGGGcgccatgacgatttgataaaagacattgtgtctgaaaacattcgtcctccacctcttattcatgcaTGTTGGGAAGTTTGTACTTAATTGCGGAAACAAAGTTCGTACAGGTAGAGAAACTATGACTCTTCTTACAGTTCTGGTGATTTACATATAATTTAAACAGTACTAGTCAATCAAAGCATTAAATATCTATGATTGCGTGACTATCTTGCTTATAACTGCAGCAGTAGCAAGTAAAAGGGTACTTGTACAAAACTACACGTTAAAACAACGGGGACACATTTAACCTCAAGAGAAGAAACATTCAAACAGATGAACTTTTGAGATAAAGAAACGTTAAAATACTAATAATGCATTGCTTTATGTATATCGCTGATGTAAAACACTAACGCGCTATTGATAGCACATCATAAAATTAATTGTAGCTTTATAAAAACCCAATGCCAACTATTGATCTCACAAGAATCAGGGACTTAAATGATATAAACAGTCAGTTTTACTGCAGCTGTTGTTGGTAGTGTAAACGATTAGAAAGGTCCATAACTTACTATGTTAGCATTGTTCATGTTCGtggttttcatataaaactaatGGAGAAAATATTACAGTGCTAATTTGTCTCTAACAATCCAGGAAgtgaataatattttatttttcagatggGGAAATTATGAATTTTTTTCTTAAGAAGTAAAAAACGTTCATATCAAGTGTACATCAAACACTTAATCAGCTACTTTACAGTTATGCCATTCATTAAATACAACCTTCTTCAGTGTTTATTTTCGTTCCATAAACAGTTATGCAAATTCTATTTAATGTCGATTTCTAGGAAGTCCTTTGAAAATCCTGtttataataatatacttatGTTATTTTAGTTCAATGATTGTTTGCTCACAGAAGATACAGATAAGCAAATTTACCTGCTATATAATAACCAAACGACGCGATGGCTCTAgaccaaaatttaaagaaaaaagaaaacatcaattACCATAAGGCAAACACAGCCCTGCAGTATCTAAAGAATGGATGTGTGCCTTCACTTGAAAGAATCCTTAGGCGGCAACATGTCCGGATTATCTCTgatattcaaagaaaaatgaaTATTACCAAATCCTCCGACTTTCCCTGAAAACGTTGCAACCAGCGCATGCGAATGTTAGAGGAAAATGCACATTTGATCCAAAACGGAGATGTTACTGTCAAAGCCCCAGAGGGAGAGAGCGTTGTCCTGCTGGATTTTGCAGCATTATGCACGACAAACTAATAGCTCAACACAGATATTTTAAGCCAAACTTCAAAAATTCAAATATCAAGGAATGGCGCACGAGTCCTTTACAAATAGGACTATGTAACATTGGTTCCAATAACAAAGCTGATATAAAATCTTTGGAAGACTTGGATCCAGCAGCAATTTTGCAGATACTGATTAATGATATGGAAGTGACTTCTGATCCATCTGATCTACTGGAGCTTTTAAAAAAGGTAATAAAAATTCTCCTGTCATTAAGTTTAGCGTATTATTacgctgaaaaaaatattttacagcactAGACTGATTATCTGTTGTAtaagatgaaaaaaaatcattttatatggATTTTGATATAACAATATCCTTTTGTATCTGCAagctgcaaaacaaaaataacaaacacaCATAACAAGATGAATAGTTTgttcaaaacattaaacatactTATACTTCTCACGCTTCTTACGCTCACAtctttaaaaggaaaacaaaattgcACTTGACATATTATTTTACAGGTGAAACACTGTCGCGACGAATTCGCCCATTCTAGAAACATGGCGCTTGCAGACAGTAAGCTCACCCAACTTATAGATGACATAATCAAATCGCTTGATCTACTTCCAAGATGTGATGAATCCGATGAAGCGAAACGACTCACTTTAAAGgtataattatcatttaaaacattttattaacagAGCAAAGTTTGATGCGGTATAGAATTCACCTAAAACTCAGTAATATCTTCCTTTTCTCTCCTTGAatataaagtaattattttgctacggtaaacaaaaaatgtacagccTAACAATCAAAACACTTTATTCCCGTTACTACAACAGCTgtcaatttaaatatattttcattcaaaccAGATTTAAATGGGATACGGGTTCTctattgtatatgtattttgatCCATAATGAACTTATACAATATATAACTGTATAATGCACATTGTTATGCACTTAAAATGATGCATgcactttttactttttatatagatGTAAGAAAATGTTCTGTGCTATAGGACATTGCGTCATGTCATCAATCAGATAGTAAGACAGGCTGCATTTATTTCATAATTCTTTATCATgaaacaataaatacattttttattctctatttgttttgaatattttaagcaATCATGTTTTGCATCATTATTGCAATTTACATATATTACAGCTTTATGATTTATCAGAGATGTTCTATGAACAACAGCATCAAACAAGTATTATTAAATTAACAAACTGACATTTATATTGTAGTATATTGGATAAAGTTTgtattgttcaatttattttatatgacagCTAAAAGATGAAGAGTGGGAAATAATATCAAAGGGCACAGAGAGAGGTCCGCACAATTCTGTAGAGAAACAAAAACAACTTAAAGAGAAAGTTGAAACATGTAGGTCCGCAGTTATCAAAGAAATGCATAACAGAGAGAATGACACGGATCAAACGATATCTCCATTCCTGCATGAaatggatgactcacttcaagagGTTTGCTTATATCTGAATATGCATACATGATGTATTCCAAATACACTGTAGATCAACATCTTTATGCAATCAAATGCTAGACCTGTAGttatggaaactttaaaaacagTATTATTGTTGATGTATTACATGATTAAATACAGTCTGACGGTATATCTGTGACTGCAATTTATGATCCTATGATACCATTTGCTTTGTTAGATAATGCTTTGAAGTATACGTGTGTCATCTTATGTAACACTAATAAAATCTGttgttgtttgtttaaaattaacatGAAAGCAATAGCAAGATGTCtccatatttatattttatttataataatctgtcaatatttattgATGGCctaacatttttctgaaaacaaccgtagaataaatgtatacaaagttaATTAAATTTCAGGAGTGTTGCCTTAATTTAAAGTGATGCACTTGCTTCGATACCGTTACGAATATAATTCTTCATCAGCTTTTGCTTTATTAACTAGCTAATGTCCAGCAGACCATATCTTTTACACTCTTTTTTCCAGATAGCCCATGCAATAGACGAGACAGACGAAACCCAGCTTGCAAAAGATTCACTAAGTATCAAGTTAACCGACTTGGACAAGAAACTAGGTATTGACTTCTCCTCATTTACAACATAGAGCATTGTCAACATGTTATAACTGCAAATCAAGCAGTGCAGTAAGCATGTCTATTTAAGTTCACAGACTCAAATCTTGATAGGTAAGAATTTACCAGCCAAGGATTTAAGTCAATGTGTGACAAGGTTATTTTGAGAAGATTTAAGAAATGCTATGACAAAAGGCAATCGCGAGAATAATGGGCAAAAGAAAGACGtctgtttaaatataatatatcagGTAAGCAATAAGCTATCTAACCGTTTTCACAGTTTATCTCATTGCATCTTTAGACATGGCTATACCGGTCATCCATAGAATCTACTGCTAAAAAAGTAAGTTAAtgaagttttacaaaaaaaagaactaaatataAACAACACCACtatatttatttacatcttttccAGCTCTGAAGGAATTTCTACTGAAAAAGTATCAGAGGAATTTACTGGAAACTGAAGATGGAATTATAGTGGATGAGATATATGTGCCTCAAAAGACAATGGTAAAAGACGAAAATGAGAAGGAACCTAGACAAATGACAACGTATAGAGACATGTTTTATCAAGGAGagaaaaaagcaaagaaaatctACATCATAAGTAAAGAGGGGGGAGGATAATCTGTATATTTGAAACACCTGACGAGTATCTGGTGTCGGGTACATACTGGTGATGCTTTACAAGATAGCTTGAGCGAGATCGAAACAATTATGTTACAGTACGATTTCTTGTTTTACGTTTCATTGTATTATGAAAAGCAGGAACATGACGTCCATAACATTATTATATCGCAACTGCTAGAAGACAACAGCCACATAGAAGTCTTTGAGCAGTTGATGACATCAGAATCTGGCAAATGCTTGATTATTTTAGATGCTTTAAACGAATTTATTCTTGTGGGTGATGGAAGGGAAAACATTCCTGTATGTGATGAAACGAAAGACTATACAGTTGTTATGACAACTAGATTTTGGAAAACGGAAATGATCAAGAAAACCGATAAGATACTCGAACTTTCTGGTCTCGTGAGTCCGTTTACGTTTGTAAGAAAGGCTGTAAACAGTCTCAACAAAAGATATACACGAGACAAAGACTTTATGGACTTTTTGGGGAATTTTGGTGTGCTAAGATGTCAACGGTCAATGCCCTCTCTGCTCATGTTGCATATCCGTTTATGGTTTAATGGAAATGACGAATAGACTCAGTACACCGAGTGTCTTCATGCACACACTAATTTATACATTTGAAGATTTAAATAGATTTTGTTATATAGATCTGCCCCTTCCATCCGTCCGCCTGTCTTAAAAGACTGTCCGGACAACTCCTGTCTGCTTACTGGTAGGATTTCAACAAAACGTTTAAGAACGTAAAGTACATGCATTTTAGCATGAAAGAATGAAATccctcaaccccccccccccccccccccccccccacacacacacacttcctcTCCAGTTATTATACATACTGTCCAAAAGCAAAGTGGTAAAAGCAATTATGACATCTACTATTATTGAAGCCCCAGCCCATGTTATATTACTATGACAATTTATCAATAGCTTAATTCATTGATATAAACATAATGTAATATGTTTATACtgagataaaatttcatttagtataacaattgtttcagaaaaaaagtaataattcaatagCTCATTATAATTGTTATGTTAACTTAAGAGAACGTGTTTAAAGCCTCTTCATTCTATTTCTAAACTTTTAATAGAACTTTAGGTTTGCAAATATTTGATCTTGTGACAGCAACAAAATTACTCGAGCTAGTTCGTAGCTGGAAGGCAACAATGAGATAAGAAACTCATTGTATTTTGTCAACAAGACAAAAATGTGTTTGCTATGGCAACGAACATAGTATAAATGCACAATAATACAGCTTCTGCAATAATGAGAAAAATACTCTAGGTACACTGGTTGTGACAGAGGGCAATAATGCTACTACTAGGACCGAAGTAACTGTGACGGTACCAACTGTGTAATGACAACTCCCCAAACATAATCGCACAAATAATAGATGCCGAAGAACAGTACTATGCACAGCCTTTTTTTAGTGTGGGAAAAGGGTGTAGAGCATGCGTACCTTCATAATTACTGCTGGctagatatagatctatattatttatatcaatatatgtatacatttaagTATGTATATATGTAAGTATGAATATGTGTATGAATTATTCTCTGTTATTGATTTTTAATCCGTATGTACATACTGTAATGTTTGTTAGAAACACAGTAGTTTCACCGTGTAATAAACTACactacttacttacttacttccttacttGGTTACTTGCAAAATGAGATAATCGTGTCAAATACATGCAACTTCAACATAAGCATATTTATATAACCATAATAAACATGGATTTGGGATTTGCTAATAGAATAaagtcagtaattcggtcaaacATGTGCTACCGTGATATAGTCGAAAGCCCATAgtatatatattcaatttttcAATGTTCCTCGTGCATTTTTTGTGTAGAACGtatgctttaatcacactttatcaatgctagaatacattctgcatgaaatgttACGGTTTTCAAGAAACCGAAATTAGCTAGGGGTTTATTTTGCGGATATGAGAAAATATGCGACATTTTAGGGTAGCAGCCACCACTGACTGGCAATTCactttatgatagaactttcatgaaaaatatgtgtAGGAAAATCGTGATggtctataaagatacgtaaataaGACCTGAAGATGTCATGTTTCATATGACAAAGAAGAATTTTAATAAGTGACCTTTAACCTAATTAATGACGGTACCTTCTTGGTTCAGTTATTTTCGCGAATAATGCTTTACTCGAAACTGAACTGTAGACCCATCCgtgtatttccatttttttttttgattaaaataGTCATTGTACTTCTGATTTAAGGGGACAAATGGTCTCCTTGGCGACAAGCGTAATATATGACAAACCAATCTGCGAGGTGATCATTAACAACAACAATTGATTTAATATCTTCATAGGGTAAGCTTTCTGTAAATTTTAGTCAGCAGCCTGTTTATAATGCTAATATTCAACATAAAGTTCTGCGACTGACTATTTGCGAAGTACATGGGATGTTATACCTTCGACCAATTACCAAAAAGGAAGCAACTTTCATTTATACGGCTGATCCTCAGCTTGCCAAAGCATTTGTTATTGCTCGttcagaaagcaaggtaaaaagcCATCGAAAGCGTCGGTCTTTTTGTTGCTTTTTAGGATAATTCCTATCGCAATACCGTCTCCTTGAGACGGGCAggaataaaattgaattttaacaAGTACATGCTCACTCTACGTAGGCAAAAGCATGGTCGAAGAATGTAAAATACGTGTAAgttaaatgaaacatttcaatCAATTTTGTCATTATGAGTCTATATTATATTGAATAACAAGTGCAGgacaaaaaatacatgtaatatttcgCGAACTCACAACTGTCTTGCTCATAATGAGAGATTgtgattaaaattgataaaaagggGTTCATTATGAACAGGCAATAAACCATTCTTCAGTCATTAGAGCAAATATATGTTAAAGAGAAATGGAAAAATGATGTTATCCACCGGTCGAAAGCTTATTTCATAACATCATCTGACATATTAAGCTAGATTAACGCGTCGCAATATGCCAAAAGACGAATTAAACATATAGTATAGAATAGTTGAAGTAGACATTTCATCATTTCCGTTCAtggactttaaaaattttaaaactaaagatTTTCGACGGTTTACAGATTCATCCCCTTTGGTGTACCCAAACCTCAAAACCAATCCACAAACACTTACCTACAAAGTACCCATGCTAAAATTATAACTATAACAGTAATTTCAGTGACGAAGAGCCTTGTcccttaaaatatataacaaataatattCAAATTGGAGAAGAATATCTAATACAGCCTAATTTACAGGACAGATATAatgaatgtaatttaaatatgacatttataTCTGTCGCAATATGCCAAAAGACGAATTAAACATCGAGAATAGTTGAAGTAGACATTTCATCATTTCCGttcatggattttaaaaattttaaaactaaagatTTTATGTGTAGATCTGTAGACTTGAGAATGCTTTTGGACGGACGAAAAAGAGAAAAGAAGGCGACTCCACAGGAAATACAGAATTAATAACATTTCTATATTTAATCAATACATTATGTACAATACATATTGCGAACAAAATCTTTTTCACTGTGACCTCACGCAAAGAGCGCACAATAGGGTAACCAACGGCGGTATAAATCTGTCTATACAGTTTCATTGGAATCCATTTAAAAATGTGGCAGTATTATGTGTTACAACTTCAAGGGGATTGTGGTATGGTTCTCACACTTACATCTCATGTGGATCCATTGTATGAATTTTCACGGAAAACCCTACATTAAGACCACTATATGAGGGGCGGTTGGAGCATATTCggatttttcatgttttcatgatTTTGTCTTTCCACCTGCAGCTACCTACACATATTATACATGAGTGAAAACTACACTGTATTTCCTATAAATTGGTCAGTTTATTTTCAATGAGAAGTGTGTATACACGACGTTTTGAGCATTTAAACATGGTAAGTGTTAGGGATGCTGTGGACTCTAAGCTGGAGAAACAgagatatgcaataaaattaaTGCTTTTAGAGAATGAAAAACTTTACTTCATTTTCCAAAGgttgcagaatttttttctaaagCCTGCATATCCCGTTCAACCTTTATAGCTAGGCTTCACAGTTTTGGGAGGATAGGACAATCGTGAGGGGCAAGAGGCCCGCTGAGGCAGTGACCCCTACAATGATGGTGAATGTTGAGGGTTTTGTCAATGAAGATGGCAGAGTGAAATTGCAAAAGGTAGCTAATCAGTTTAGGATCGGTAAAGCGTTGGCACATCCGATTTTACACGCAAAAATTAGTTATGAGCAAGGTAAGTGTTAGTTGGGTGCCAAAGCAGCTGACGGAAGACCAAAAGACATCCAGGGTGACCATAGCAAAAGAACATTTTGGGAGGTTTAACCGCAATGAAAGCAAGTTATTGAACTGTATTGTCACTGGGGATAATTAAAGTGTAGGTTATTTGTACAGAACCTGAAACAAAAGCTAAGTCGAAGTGGTTCACCACCTCCCAAGAAGCGGTCTCCCTCTGGTGGCAAGGTAATGCTGGTTGCTTTTTTGGATTCACGTGGAATAATACTAGCTCATGTCATGAAAAAAGGTCAAACGGTGACTACTAATGTTATGGTGGTTTGCGGGTGTCCGACCAGAGCTGACGGTTCAGAATGCTTCATGAAGCCCCGAGCCAAATCTGAGGTAACCATGTGGTTTAATCTCGCCCTAACGTGTATTTTGAGAATAGACATCCCTGTATGTATGCATAGCtgacacattatatatatatacagttattTATGTTTTTGCGGTATTTGCGTTGtcaaagtaattttgaaaaaaaactcaaAGAAAAACTGATGAAGTTGCATTCCAGGCTACCCAGAAAACTATCCCTCTTTTACATAGCAATGCCCCCTCTTAGCACACTGCGTCATCTACATTATAACTCATCAAGTCATTCAAGTGGCAAGAGTTGTCCCATCCTCCTTACAACCCAGACCGTACCCCTTGtatcttttatttgtttcaagAGCTGAAAAATTTCTCGCCGGAAACAAATATGAGACCAGGGTGGCTTTGAtttcagctgtaaatcggtaATTCTGCAGTATGTCTACTTAATGGTTTGCAGAGAGAATATGAAAGCTCCCACTAAGAAGGCAAAAAAGTATAGACGTACATGCGAGGAATActttgaaaaagaattttttaaataactGATCGGTTTTTGAGAAAGAGCAAAACGTCCGGATATTTTACGACCTCCCCTCAAACACCCGCCTCCTTCAGTCCGTAAACAGCGATCTGCGAGAATTATAAACGCAAAATATTCAACGTGAATACGATTTATTGTCAGCAAAGTTACTGGCAAAACATTCATGCTTTCGGTTGAAGCAAGGATAACTCACTACATCGGTCACAGGTAAATGGTCAATTAAAATTAAGAGGAATGGTCCAATATACAGGTCCGTAGCGATTTGTCTCATAATGCTTCGCATTAGATTATGATCACATTGAAGGGCATATATTATCTTTGCAAAAGAAACTTGTTTTTTCTCTACTTCAGATGAGTTGAAGTGATAAATTGTcttaaaatgaccaatatttaacTTAACTGCTTGCGACTGATGTAGTCCTAATATAAACCTTTGATCAATGGGTAAGATCATATTACGTACGTAAAACATGCTTTAAtcttcaagaaaaataatcttgCATTTTAACTACCTTTAGAGTTTATTTCGTGTTTTTCTTTGCTGAGACGCTACACGGTTTTTTATTATAACGTAACACAAAAACTACATTTCATTATTCGCTGTTCTTAGCTTGGATCAGGTGTTcataatttacatgcaaaaaggGCTATTTGAAATATAGGAATTCAGGACCgataaatcatataaaatatgtacattttctttatgatGTACCACATTACCTCATCTGATACGATCATGCTtcctttgcaaaaatgttatatgCGCTTTAACGCCATCCTAATTTAGTTGACAAAGGGGTATGCTAAAAATTATGAGTGCTAAATTTTGAGACGTACCTGTATATGACCTCGAGTTTCAATTTATCTAACTGTATGCGTGTTGTGAGAAAGCCCCTCATCAAATTCGATAGTTGGTACGTTTATAAACAGGTGCAGTCATGTGTTTAACTTAAATCAATACCGCATATCATTTAGCTTACATGTACCATATCACTATGGTACATACTGGCGGCGAACGTTAGATAACGGTCGTGTGTATAGTTTTCCTTACTTTTATACCAGGTTCTTTTGGATGGAGGGTAACCACTAATTTTAATCCCCACTCGCTGTTATAAAAATGCTGATAATGTTGGAATCGTGTATTTCTTAAGATATAGCACTGAcaatttatacattatttgcCCTCTGCATGCGACCGGGTATAGTTTTCTTTTATTACAATTATGCCAAAACGGAACTTGAAAAGTTAGCTATTTCATTTCGACCTTTATTATTGAAGCATACGTTTGAAACTCGTGTTTTTCATCTTAATATAGGAACTTAACTAAATCAATTGTGTTTTTCATGAACTACCCACAGAGTAGTTCCGTGG encodes:
- the LOC123551205 gene encoding uncharacterized protein LOC123551205, whose translation is MHDKLIAQHRYFKPNFKNSNIKEWRTSPLQIGLCNIGSNNKADIKSLEDLDPAAILQILINDMEVTSDPSDLLELLKKVKHCRDEFAHSRNMALADSKLTQLIDDIIKSLDLLPRCDESDEAKRLTLKLKDEEWEIISKGTERGPHNSVEKQKQLKEKVETCRSAVIKEMHNRENDTDQTISPFLHEMDDSLQEIAHAIDETDETQLAKDSLSIKLTDLDKKLALKEFLLKKYQRNLLETEDGIIVDEIYVPQKTMVKDENEKEPRQMTTYRDMFYQGEKKAKKIYIISKEGGG